TTATATAAGAAAGGGAGAGCTCAAAACTGTTTACGTTCTTCGTCAAAGGCCTTAATCCCGAAGCATTCGCGTCGTAGCTTAACCCGACAACAAAATTCTTATAATCAATACCTACATAAGGGGCTATGGCATCATGAACGCGGTAATATCCGCCCAGCATAAAATCAGTCTCTTCATCTACATTTATCTGCCCGTAAAAACCAGCCATTGCTTCGTATGCAGTACCCTGGCGCATATACAGCACATGCGGAATTATTCTGACATTTGATGATAAATTAAAACTTACCCCGGCATGCATGGAATAGCGGACAGGGATCCTGTTGAGGTCTGTATTATGGTCAGTGACGATTGGATCTTTGGGCCTGTTTAAATGATAGGCCGAAAAGCCACCGAATAAATTACATTTCTTTTCAGGAGAAGCATCAAAATAAAGTATACCAGCTCCTATATCGGGAACAAGGGAAGACGTTCTGGAAAACGTTTGAGTAGTGGGGTTACTTTCCTGGTAACCGGTGATAGGATTCCATTGGTCGCCCCATTTGAATTTTGAGGGATTGACCCGTCGGCTTATAATACCGCCCTGGAGGGCCATAACAACACGCTGGTTAAAATCTTTTCCGAATTTAACCCCGGTGTAGGCATAAGAACCGGATAAAGTAAGGTAGTTAAACCCTCCATCACCGGCAGACTGGTTAAAAACGTTTATACCCAGTCCGGCATTTTTATTGGTACGTGTATCAAATGAAACCCCAATAGTGCGATACGGACTACTAAGGCTGCCCCACTGACTGCGAAAAATGGCAGATGCCCTGTAATCGCCATCGGCGCTGCCTGCAAGCGCAGGATTGATATACAGGGGATATGTATAATTCTGCGTAAAATGCGGATCTGTTTGGGCAACTGCTTTAACAGCAGTTATCATTAACAAACAGGCCGCCAACCGGCCATATCGGTTGATGTGTTTGTTCTTCATATTCAGGATATTGTTTTTTATCGAATAAGTGTAATAGAACCTTTCATTCTAACATTCCTCCCATCCTTCAATACAGCCCTGAGCACATACAAATAAACGCCCACAGGCTGAGCGTTGCCCTTGTATTTACCATCCCATCCCTGATTCGTACTACTAAGTGTTATAAGGTGTTGACCCCACTGATTGTAAATTTGCATCTCAACAGAAGCGATATAATTTCCATAAATAAAAAGCTGATCATTCCTTCCATCGCCATCCGGAGAAAATACATTGGGTACAAAAACATCTTTGGCCAAAGGAAGCACCGTTATCTTAAATGATTGAACTACGCCGGCACAACCGTTTGTGAAGGGGACCGTAGTAATGATTGCTTTAAAAGCCGTATCGGTCATATTGGTTGCCCTAAAAGATGGGATTGAGCCGCTGCCCGAAGCAGCCAGGCCAATTGCAGGGTTTGAATTATTCCATTTTATGGTGCCCGCCG
The Niastella koreensis GR20-10 genome window above contains:
- a CDS encoding PorP/SprF family type IX secretion system membrane protein is translated as MKNKHINRYGRLAACLLMITAVKAVAQTDPHFTQNYTYPLYINPALAGSADGDYRASAIFRSQWGSLSSPYRTIGVSFDTRTNKNAGLGINVFNQSAGDGGFNYLTLSGSYAYTGVKFGKDFNQRVVMALQGGIISRRVNPSKFKWGDQWNPITGYQESNPTTQTFSRTSSLVPDIGAGILYFDASPEKKCNLFGGFSAYHLNRPKDPIVTDHNTDLNRIPVRYSMHAGVSFNLSSNVRIIPHVLYMRQGTAYEAMAGFYGQINVDEETDFMLGGYYRVHDAIAPYVGIDYKNFVVGLSYDANASGLRPLTKNVNSFELSLSYIKRSGTKSIVDFVRCARL